DNA sequence from the Pomacea canaliculata isolate SZHN2017 linkage group LG7, ASM307304v1, whole genome shotgun sequence genome:
TCTCAATTACTCAGTTACTCAAACCTTCTTATATACTAAACTACTCCAGTTAATGTTTAACTTATTTACGTAGCAAAAAGGCCTTCAGACTTGTTCAAGTCTACGAAATTGCATTTTTAGTGCTGTTTGTCAGCTTAACATTTTAGGCATAATGCTGCTTGATACCTTGCTTTGTTTCTTGATGAGTGTTTGGAGACCAATAGTTCCCACTgagaatttaacattttaactttAGCTTTCTAAtgcaaagtttctttctttgaattctTTGACTGTTTTAAGTTCATATTCTCCCCGTAACCAAACTGGAATGCGAAAGATTCAAGGCACACATTCATGTGGATATGCCTCGTGGTGTAcactagtgacgtcacagaaacTGGCCTTTAACCGTTTTCTAAAATGTCCTACCTTTATTTGGTTTTACCCAGTCAGTAGTTATCACTGAATGACCTCAGTATTTAAAGTTGCAGGTAGATGATTTTAGAGCTAGATGTTTATAAGgctagtttttttctgtttatagaCGGACCAGCAAACAATGAAGACAATGTGGGGTCAAGGAGACGTCAGCATGAGGTCACTGTGAGGGTAACGTGGGTTATAGAAGAAACCGCCATCGTGAGGTGTTGTTGAGACCTGTAAGGGTCAGTCGCTGCTTGGTCGTCACACCGAGGACTCTGCCCACCGATGGTATAGACGACAGGGGGCACAACCAGTGTAAAACTGCCTACCTGGTCTTGGACGAGTTACCCTTTAAGCCTCTCTTATCgtatagaaaatataaataaaataaggtaTAAAAAGCATACATTTACTTCTTTTAATGCGAAAGTAGCCTTCTTCCCAAGGCAACTGGACCATAAGTCTACATCAAGTAAAGTTACCCTAAAGGAGATTCGAAACCGCCTCAACTCTGATGAGCTGttagataaagataaagaataagTCGGTTCAAAGCAAGACTTGCTGAAACTAAGCCAGCCATATAATCCTAGATATAGTGAGAGATCATTTATGTAGGACTAACAAACCATGACTCCTCTCACTGTCTTGTCATATTATCACCTGGACGTTATCTCAACAAAGGAAGGGAGGATAACATCTAGAAAGGCGTGTATTTCCTGAActgaagacatttatttattcgcGCCTGGGATTCAGTTCATGTCGCGACATCTAGTGATGACAATGGAAAACAAGTACTTGTCATTGAGAGCAAGGGCGAGAATATTCTCGACTCACAAGCGATGAAACATTGCAAAAAGTTTGCTGAACACATTGGTTTTATGgagaaaagggaaataattagaCTACGAAACTGTTCTCTCTAGATAACTCCAGTGTCATAGTACTGGCACAACAAAACTCATTGCAATGCTGTTATGTTGGCATTCAGCATGATTTTATATAAATCCATAACGGAGGTAGTAAATTGCACATCACCTTTAGTTTCCGTTTAATCACCAACAACATATATCTTGCCTCATTAACAATAACTTTCGAATCGGTATATTTATTGGTTTGGGCTTTCGTCCTCCACACTAAAGCGTTTTTAGAGGGTGTTCAATGGGAAAAATCAGATCCATCTGTTTTTCAAGGCCTCTTCCAACAATAAATCTTAAAAACATGTAGAAGTATTTGCATTGCTCAAAGAAACGTAGAATacagattttaataaaataaatgtgattcGTAAACGAGTGGAGCACAGATAGTACATTGTCAAGAATACCTCCACCTTTACAAACTTGTATCATTCCCTGCGTCCTTAACCccttggggggggggtgatCTGCTCGTCTGATAATGACTAGCTTCAATAATGACAAAGATTATTATCATAGCATAGAGAAACAGGAAGAAGTAACTCCCGAGGCTGTTTAAGAAATTTCTAGCTATGTCGaggataatgcaaaatttgtctGTAAAAGAGATTGACTTTTATTTCCTACAACTTTTTtgcagcagttttatttttcgtaAATAGCTTCTTTGACATTTTGCTCACGAAAAGTctctatcttttattttttttcctcttatttattctgtaaattaGAACTAAACAGAAACAGTGTAGCTTAAGGGAAGAGTGTTCACGAAACTCTTCTGCTCATAATCATTTAAATTGGAACATTATTGTTTCTGAGAACAATTTAATGCTTTATTATCTCGATTTATGGATGAACAGCGGAATAAAGTATAAACATCTCTTCTAAAGCGAGTTGACCTTCTGAGGTAGATATAAAAACTTATCGAGCTGTTGATGTAAGCCAGGTGATTGGCTATCACTGCTGATGTCCAGTAAACATTATTGTACTGACCCTGCGATGAGAAATCTTCTACCATCAATACCGCCATGTAAAAGATGACCCATGGTATGGTGGTGAGGATGTAGACACAGGACACTACTACAAGCATCTTGGTCAGTGCCATTTGCTGGCCTTGACCTTTATCGCTGCTACTGCTGCTTACCTGACCTCGCCACGTCATAGCGGCTCTCAGCTTGACCACGGTCAGACAGGtcgacagacacgtgactagaAATGTTGTTAGAGGTAACACACTCATCATCACGATGCCTTCTAATATATCACATAGTACTTGATTGTTAATATAAAACTCAGACAAGGTAGTAACAAACTTTGAAGAGCCATTGGTCACTTCAACCATTACAGATGCTGCAGGTGCAGTGAAAAAGCCCAGCtgtgtaaaacaaacaatgcaaaCCATGATCACTATCATGATATAACTACTGAGCAAATTAGCCGCCTTCAAAGGGAACTGAACGCATAGACACCGCTCGACGGCTATCACCATAGTGATGCAACCGGATGCACTTCGAAATCCCTGGTTTACTCCATACAGGAATGCTAAAAGAAAAGCGTAGAGACCCGAATAATTGACAGAATCAATTTGTTCTAAATAATAACCAACAGTGAATACCACAGACACCAGCAGGAGACACAGGTCCACCAGTGACAGCGCCAAGAGACACACGTTCATGCGGTCCCCaagtccctggcgccagaacaccacaCAGCTGATGATGTTGGATGGCACGccgacgacaacaacgacaggCTTGACGACACAATGTAAGACCAACATCGTCACTATGTACTCGTTGAAAGACTTGATGTCGTGAGCGCTGTTCCATAGAGAAAAGTTGGAGCTGTCAGAAGTGGTGTTGTACATGGTCGGTAATATTTTCTGCAACCAAGAGAATTTGCAGGAAAACTTTTTGTGTGTTCCGGGGACTCCAAAATAACATCACATTCAAAATGGAACTAAAATTATCCCCGAAATAAGTTGGGAGGTGACGGGTCATACACATTCAGAGTAATTGCCTGCACCTATGGTTGATGCTCAATTTGTTCGctggaaaattaaataaagtcgGGCTCATCCCAGAAAATTCGATCGATTTTGTTCCGCTACCCCACCCATTGCGGGGATACACTGAAACGTACGGAATTATATCGGAAAAAGTtatgacaaatttttatttctccgcATTTCATTGTCCTCAGTCTTGCAAGAATTTGTAGCTCAATACTTGCACGAGCTGTTAAAACACAGAGGTCGATCTTTTACAGGTGCACAGGATGTACCTATGTAACGTTTGTATTTACACttcatgtgaaaaaatgtaGTGATTAATAAACGTCCATTATTGTCATGTTATTTTGATGATTAAGAGTTAATTAAATTGAGAATTGAGCAAAAGGACAGAAGAGAGGTTTGACCAGCCTCGTGTAAACCTGTCTTGTGGTTCGAGTCCAGACAGAAGATAGTTTAACACAACTCCTTCGAGTGTATCAACGCTTACCCCACTAGTCATTAATGTGGATTTGTAACAATGGTGAGTACAATGTCCAAAAATGTTTAgcacaaattatttaattaataacaaTGCACTACACTGCAAAACAAATGCACAGTATATCTGAAGAACAAACTAGGTATAATATACAAAGATTAAATGTTGTAAAGTGAGTTATTTGAACTTTACTTCAATATCTAGGAGTAATTTCACTAATAACCTGTAGATTTGCTGATTTCGGGTAGACACATCTGTGTGCCCCTCCCTCAGGGGAGAATCGTGTCTTCTTTCTAGTGGAGCAGGAAGTCAGAGACAGAAGGTTTAGAGAGGATTTAAAAGGTTGTGATACCAAACAATGTCAGCGCGTGTCTGTGAGAATCAATGTAGAATGAACAAAAACTGTTCCACTTTCCCACCCCCCAACCTCCTAGAAACGCACAGACATGCGAAGAAGAGTTAGGTATGATAAGTAAAGACAAATATTCGTTATCgaatattgtttttttcctctctgttttTGCCCTCCCCATGCAGCCTTTGAAAACTCCTGTAAAATccatatattatatatgattGTGAGAGCAAATAGTTTTTATGGTTTAATTTTGCCAGAATTATTTTGACCAGTTTTTATTCTCtatattatataaattaaaGCATTTTTGCGTTGTAAAATGAAGTTataagttaatatttttttcatgtgcaaagatttttaaaaaccagttcgcttggattttttttcaaacataatttAGTGGATTCTCCTTTTTACACTCAGAATAACTGAGGTTAAAGACAATGGCTGTTAAATGTGGCCACAGTGTTTGTTGTAGCAAGTATTTCAGTGAACTGTATTGACCTCAAGGCAAGTTGTCCTTTTGTGATGTCAGTACTCATCAGTTTACTGGACAGGAAACAGGGACGCAGTCCCATTGCTcacaccacgaactaatatccctggacagcttgcagacgatttttttagAACGAGGCTCCATACGGGAAGCTGACCGCGTATcgcttcgcaagaggccgagagtgagtctcggcatacagacatcagtccataaaatTAATACACTTTGTGCTTCATCGAGAATTCTCAGAAAACTTTCAAATCTATATACATGTAGTTGTGTTAGAAGCAAGAAGGGAAATATGAAGGTCTGCATCATTGTGGCTGCCATATGTGTGTGGCTGTTGCTGTCGccagtatgatgatgatgatgatgtagttttatagcgcgccagtatccgcatcacaaagatgcgctcaatgcgcggtgatcccagcagccaccaaactgcaggtcaaatgaaaacttcaaaaaagtttaaacaagtgagtcttcagatttttcttgaaagatccaatactatcagactccttggtcgagaggggaagcgagttccacaaaagcggggctacattggagaaggatctgaaacccgcagtcttcttattagcattccctgactgaacactcggtcgttcaagtctgaagtgtgctgctgaacgaaggttccgctggggttggtaacagcgaatgagttcttgcagataggcaggcgcaaggtcgtgaagacagccataggttaaggttaacaacaGTATGTCGAAGTCATTGTATTAAACAACCTTTTGAATGTGGTTTTCGTACGGAAACGGTTTTTAAATGATGAGAAGTAGTTCCTTATTATTTATGCTTCAAAAAGCTCGGGGAAACAAAAAATTGCCTAATGGGATAAAGTCTTATAAATGTCCGTAAATATGCATTTTCAGTTCGTTTTGGAGATCTACAATGATATTGAATAATATTCGTCTGTGGTTCTAGTTTTCATAAAATACACTACTATTTTGTTCTCTCCTTAATAGGGATTTCGCTTTTTATCGCGCGTCTGACATTTATAGGATTTCAACTAGGCCAAGAAGTGGGTCAACGATTTTCAAATACGAATTCAGCGCGTGGAAGTACGGGCGATGGCCATTGGTCGGGTCAAGGGCTGTTCCCGCCCCTGCAAGGCCTTCTGGGATTCTTTCAGCGTCACGTTGTATCAAACAAGACGCCATATGCATGTGGAAAGATCGGGTGGGGTTGTGTGGACATTATAGATTCTAGTCCTGCATGAGTGGAGCACTGCAAGCCTAAAAGTGatcagcaaacaaaacagaaaagcgGAGAGCTGCGGCCGAAATCACGAGATTACTTTCAACCTGTTGAGCACGACACGCGGGACGCTTGTTTAACATGGCTGCTGTGGTCTTCATGGTCCTTAATGCAAAAGAACGATTTTTGCAGAATATTTCGGAACTAGACAAACCCATTCGATGCTTTGGACAACGAACAACTGTATCAAACATTCCGATTATGTCAGCAGGATTTTCTGGAAATAATGGGTGATAAAATAAGAGTCGCCTTCAAATTGCATATCTGGGATTGAGCGTCATTCTGAAGACATGCATACGAATTAAATTTCCGAAGAGCCTAGAGTCGTCTGCAGCAAGAACTATTACTCGATTGATGCTCAGGtaaactttaattaaaagttaaaacacTTCGTCGCTATATATATCATTGTCCCGTTAAGTGTCTGGTAAGAAAACGTTCTATAATTAGTCTTAGTTGCACGTGTTTGCAGTAACAGCACGTAGTGCCTTAGACAGTTTGACTATAATTTTCCAGTCTACACCTTAATTTGCGTTTTTCTATCATGCCCCCTACCCCACATTCTCTTTGTGtcgttaaaagaagaaaaagtcataCTTTTGATGTTTAGCGTCACTTCAGATACACTTGACCATAATTattgaaaagttttgttttagaattttgaAGATATTCACTCAACATTTGCTTTTATAAGCTGTGTTAAAGTCACTTTCAGAAGTCAAGCAGTGCCTTTACAAAGACAAATATTCCAATATTCGGAGGCTAAGATAGATGGGGGAAAATATTATTATGAATTGCTGTATATTTCAACAGGTCTGCATTGGTATTCATTATGCATGGATGAAGTCTAGCAAAACAGGACTTAAAAGAAGGTATCTTATGACGCCCGCCTTTGATCCCACTATGAGTTACAAGAAGCTGTATAATGCAGCACACCAATTCAGGTTGCACagtatgtatttttaaaatacattttattagcaAATTGTTAATATCAGGACTGGCTTTAATTACCGTGCCTTGATGTATTGGTTTTTTCCAAATACATCTTATTCTATATCACAGGATTTTGTGGCATATAGGTATTATGTACTTAAATAATGTTACTTTtagacatcaaaataaaatacattatgtaCAGGTATTTCATCAGCAGATAAATATTATATTGTACACAATGGAATTTAAGGATTGTAGCCACTACCGCTTGTGCAAGTTTGCCAATGTGAGATTAATAATAAGAGAGTTGGAAGGGTTTATAAAcctgaaacatttataaatatagcACCTCTACTTCGTGGGCGGTGTCTGGAACGTAACTCCTGCAACAGGTGAGGGATCACTGTATTATTTAACATTCATTTTGTATATGGTGGttatagtttgtttgttgtcttacAGATGTTGCCAAATGATGTCACTGCCAGCAAGGTCTTGGGCTGAAACCAGAAAAGGTATGCCATATTATAACAGTCTGCTTTGTGCCAAGCATCAAGGTGAAGATAATCGCTCACAGTGAAGATAATGGTGGTTACAGGTACTTACTGACAATGTATTTGCTTTATCTTCCAACTCAAAGGACTTCTTTTACAGAAGGCAAAgctgaaagaaacatttttgctgATTTGCTATGATGAGGTCTTTAGCataattttgtataattttaacCAGCATTGCCAATATAAACAGTTCATGATGGGGCAAAATGGCATGTGCAAGTCCTTTAGCCATTGATACTCAAGACTGCAGGATCTAGACTATGTCAACGACCTAGGCTccaagaaaagattaaaaacctttttcattttataattttcttgtaaaatagttttgaaataAGTGTGTGACAAAATACGCAGTGTAACAATTTGTGTATTTGCAATTTATAGCTATTAGGTctggtcatttttttctttacatatatgtatttttaaaacagtggCGGAAATTGAACTATTGGTTTTTGCGATTCCTTTTAAGAAGTACAGCAGCTGCCTCCATGCTCTTAGTCTTAAAGGTTTGTGttccacataaaaaatattgatttttcCACACACATTAGTTAAGATAAGCTTGAACTTTTTTGTGTTAGTGTTTCTTGAGTATCTTCACATTGCAAAATGTGACAGTTAAAAATGTGCAgggttgatttgtttttcttttttctctctctcttttaaattTCCATCTGCATCTTGAGTTCAGCATCAGACTTGCTCAGATGTAAATTACTCCCCAGGGgaacttccaaaaaaaatttgtgaaagcAGACTTCTCATGTTTTTGAAACATTCAGCTGTGGCAGTTTGCTTTGCACTGAAGTGTTTAAGTTTGGTGTTTCTCTCATTTAATTGTTAACTTGTGATGGAATTGTAACCTGAGGGATGATCACAGTTTCCCGCTTCTCTTGACAATACAAATTAAGGATTGGAACATGTTTGAAAATCGCTATGTGGAGTGCATTTTCCTCATGAGTTTGAGCTCATTCCTACGCAACAAGACAAATCAGCTGTCAACAATGTATGGGGggtttcccccccccccttgtcaAAACTGGCTTTTATGCACAGAAGTGTCTAAGTTTGGCGTTTCTCTCATTTAATTGGCTTTTATGCACTATTATGCCCGTGTCTTATCCGAGTACTGCGGTCTCAAtctaataataatgttaatggTAGCAGACTTTTGGGGGCGGATACACACATGGcactgtcaacacactccgTCCCTCGCGTGTTCTTTCTTACAAcatatcacaaagatttgtacATGGTCTTTCTCCTCTATTATGTTGGAGCTTGTATTTATTAAATGGGAAGGGTGATAACTCTTACATAACCATCAATATATAAACAAGCCTTGTCcaaaatatattaatgtcaGGAGTGATTAAACCCTCCTTGTTATTAATCAAATGTTTCTCGAAAAGGATAACAAAATTTAACTTATGGCTCGGATGTTGTCCAGAGATGTTCAAgcgtacagacacacacatctaAACTTCCTAGAATAACTTTCCTTGAATATCCTTCCACGCTTGAAACTTCCAAACAGTGGGTGCTGCCTAGTCTGACACACCTGACTGTCAACAATACAGTTTAGTGTCCCAGAACCACAGGTGCTAACTCGACAGAAACACCTGGCTGGCGACAATATCCACAATTCAGTGCTTCAATATCCACAAAAACCAGGCACGGCTAGTGTCAACTAGGCATATACACCAAGCTGTTGGTGATGCTCTTCCAGTCGTCTTACTTTTTCCTAtagatccttttttttttctcctcacaGGTTCGTTCGAGATACTGGTACAGCGTATCTGCTACCAGACCGCAGAAGTAagaactcactcgccaacacatgACCAGGAATAGTAAGGATACGAGAAATGCTTATTGTCTAATGAATATTCG
Encoded proteins:
- the LOC112568577 gene encoding uncharacterized protein LOC112568577, with product MYNTTSDSSNFSLWNSAHDIKSFNEYIVTMLVLHCVVKPVVVVVGVPSNIISCVVFWRQGLGDRMNVCLLALSLVDLCLLLVSVVFTVGYYLEQIDSVNYSGLYAFLLAFLYGVNQGFRSASGCITMVIAVERCLCVQFPLKAANLLSSYIMIVIMVCIVCFTQLGFFTAPAASVMVEVTNGSSKFVTTLSEFYINNQVLCDILEGIVMMSVLPLTTFLVTCLSTCLTVVKLRAAMTWRGQVSSSSSDKGQGQQMALTKMLVVVSCVYILTTIPWVIFYMAVLMVEDFSSQGQYNNVYWTSAVIANHLAYINSSISFYIYLRRSTRFRRDVYTLFRCSSINRDNKALNCSQKQ